In the Flavobacterium acetivorans genome, one interval contains:
- a CDS encoding ammonium transporter gives MRKIILSVILITILILTLFSSFLLSDSPISTKAVAFDTGDMAWMIVATALVLLMTPGLGFFYGGMVGKKNVISTMLQSFMAMIIVTILWVIIAFGLSFGPSIGGIIGNPSPYLFFQNVNTTSSWSLAPTIPFLLFALFQAKFAIITPALITGAFAERIRFWAYLLFMVLFILLIYTPLCHMTWHPEGLFFKMGVLDFAGGTVVHMSAGWAALAGAIFLGKRKNQKVNPARITYVLLGTGLLWFGWFGFNAGSALGANGLAVQALGTTTVAAAAAGMAWVFFDKILGHKLSAMGACIGTVVGLVAITPAAGFVSIPHAIFIGVFSSIVSNLMVSKFHKGKIDDALDVFACHGVGGMTGMLLTGVFASKAVNPGVVDQGLLFGETTLFFNQLIALIIVSIFAFTASYFLFFIVNKITPLRVSEDKEELGLDISQHGEYL, from the coding sequence ATGCGAAAAATTATTCTAAGTGTGATCCTAATCACCATTCTGATTTTAACCCTATTTTCGAGTTTTTTATTATCTGATAGCCCAATATCTACTAAAGCGGTTGCATTTGACACCGGAGATATGGCTTGGATGATTGTTGCTACTGCGCTTGTCCTATTAATGACACCTGGCTTAGGCTTTTTTTATGGAGGAATGGTTGGTAAAAAAAACGTTATTAGCACCATGCTTCAAAGCTTTATGGCGATGATAATAGTTACGATTCTTTGGGTTATCATCGCTTTTGGTTTATCATTTGGCCCATCGATAGGAGGAATAATTGGGAACCCTTCTCCATATTTGTTTTTTCAAAATGTAAACACAACATCATCCTGGAGTTTAGCCCCTACTATTCCATTCCTGTTGTTTGCTTTATTCCAAGCTAAATTTGCCATTATTACACCTGCATTAATCACAGGGGCTTTTGCCGAAAGAATCCGTTTTTGGGCCTATTTATTATTCATGGTACTATTCATTTTGCTTATTTATACCCCTTTGTGTCATATGACTTGGCATCCTGAAGGTCTTTTCTTCAAAATGGGTGTTCTGGACTTTGCAGGAGGAACCGTTGTTCATATGAGCGCAGGTTGGGCGGCATTGGCTGGAGCCATATTTTTAGGAAAAAGAAAAAACCAAAAAGTAAATCCAGCACGAATTACCTATGTATTATTAGGAACCGGTTTATTATGGTTTGGATGGTTTGGTTTTAATGCTGGTTCCGCTTTAGGGGCAAATGGATTGGCCGTTCAAGCACTTGGAACCACCACTGTGGCCGCTGCTGCTGCCGGAATGGCTTGGGTCTTCTTTGATAAAATCCTTGGACACAAACTGTCCGCCATGGGAGCCTGCATTGGAACCGTAGTGGGTTTAGTTGCAATAACGCCCGCTGCAGGATTTGTAAGTATACCTCATGCTATTTTCATAGGTGTATTTAGCAGTATTGTAAGTAACCTCATGGTGAGTAAATTTCATAAAGGCAAGATTGACGATGCTTTAGACGTATTTGCTTGCCACGGCGTAGGTGGTATGACGGGAATGCTCTTGACTGGTGTTTTTGCTTCAAAAGCGGTAAACCCTGGAGTAGTAGATCAAGGTCTTCTCTTTGGAGAAACAACATTGTTCTTCAACCAATTAATTGCTTTAATTATTGTTTCCATTTTTGCCTTTACAGCTTCTTATTTCCTTTTCTTTATAGTGAACAAAATCACTCCTTTGAGAGTCAGTGAAGATAAAGAAGAATTAGGCTTGGATATTTCGCAACACGGAGAATATCTATAA